The following are encoded together in the Glycine soja cultivar W05 chromosome 5, ASM419377v2, whole genome shotgun sequence genome:
- the LOC114412548 gene encoding elongation factor 1-alpha-like, translating to MGKEKVHINIVVIGHVDSGKSTTTGHLIYKLGGIDKRVIERFEKEAAEMNKRSFKYAWVLDKLKAERERGITIDIALWKFETTKYYCTVIDAPGHRDFIKNMITGTSQADCAVLIIDSTTGGFEAGISKDGQTREHALLAFTLGVKQMICCCNKMDATTPKYSKARYDEIVKEVSSYLKKVGYNPDKIPFVPISGFEGDNMIERSTNLDWYKGPTLLEALDQINEPKRPSDKPLRLPLQDVYKIGGIGTVPVGRVETGVVKPGMVVTFGPTGLTTEVKSVEMHHEALTEALPGDNVGFNVKNVAVKDLKRGFVASNSKDDPAKEAANFTSQVIIMNHPGQIGNGYAPVLDCHTSHIAVKFSEILTKIDRRSGKELEKEPKFLKNGDAGMVKMVPTKPMVVETFSEYPPLGRFAVRDMRQTVAVGVIKSVEKKDPTGAKVTKAAAKKK from the exons ATGGGTAAGGAAAAGGTTCACATCAACATTGTCGTCATTGGACATGTCGACTCTGGGAAGTCAACTACCACTGGTCACTTGATCTACAAGCTTGGAGGTATTGACAAGCGTGTGATTGAGAGGTTCGAGAAGGAGGCTGCCGAGATGAACAAGAGGTCATTCAAGTATGCCTGGGTGCTCGACAAGCTCAAAGCTGAGCGTGAAAGAGGAATTACCATTGATATTGCTTTGTGGAAGTTTGAAACCACCAAGTACTACTGCACGGTCATTGATGCTCCTGGACATCGTGACTTTATCAAGAACATGATTACTGGTACCTCCCAGGCCGACTGTGCTGTCCTTATTATTGACTCCACCACTGGTGGTTTTGAAGCTGGTATTTCTAAGGATGGACAGACCCGTGAGCATGCTCTTCTTGCTTTCACCCTAGGTGTGAAGCAGATGATCTGTTGCTGTAACAAG ATGGATGCCACTACCCCCAAGTACTCTAAGGCTAGGTATGATGAAATCGTGAAGGAAGTCTCTTCTTACTTGAAGAAGGTTGGTTACAACCCAGACAAGATTCCCTTTGTTCCCATCTCTGGTTTTGAGGGTGACAACATGATTGAGAGGTCCACCAACCTTGACTGGTACAAGGGACCAACTCTCCTTGAGGCTCTTGACCAAATCAATGAGCCCAAGAGGCCCTCCGACAAGCCTCTAAGGCTTCCATTGCAGGATGTCTACAAGATTGGTGGTATTGGTACTGTGCCAGTGGGACGTGTAGAGACTGGGGTTGTGAAGCCTGGTATGGTGGTGACTTTTGGTCCCACTGGGCTGACAACTGAGGTTAAGTCTGTTGAGATGCACCATGAGGCTCTCACAGAGGCTCTTCCAGGTGACAATGTTGGATTTAATGTGAAGAATGTTGCAGTCAAGGATCTCAAGCGTGGTTTTGTTGCATCCAACTCCAAGGACGACCCTGCCAAGGAAGCTGCCAACTTCACATCCCAAGTCATTATCATGAACCATCCTGGCCAGATTGGTAATGGATACGCACCAGTCCTTGACTGCCACACTTCTCACATTGCTGTGAAGTTTTCTGAAATCTTGACCAAGATTGACAGGCGATCTGGTAAGGAGCTTGAGAAGGAGCCCAAATTTTTGAAGAATGGTGATGCTGGTATGGTTAAGATGGTTCCAACCAAGCCCATGGTGGTTGAAACTTTCTCTGAGTATCCTCCCCTTGGTCGTTTTGCTGTGAGGGACATGCGTCAGACCGTAGCTGTTGGAGTCATCAAGAGTGTTGAGAAGAAAGACCCCACCGGAGCCAAGGTCACAAAGGCTGCCGCCAAGAAGAAGTGA